In a single window of the Motilibacter peucedani genome:
- a CDS encoding HIT family protein: MDGDAFDRLWTPHRMAYIKGEGKPGDDGEYCPFCRIPTLGDEEGLVVARGRSVYAVLNLYPYNAGHLLVVPYRHVPDYTDIDVDETAEFGAFTKRAMTVIRSVSGAHGFNIGMNQGSIAGAGIAAHLHQHVVPRWGGDTNFMPVVAQTRVLPQLLADTRDLLAEAWAG, encoded by the coding sequence ATGGATGGGGACGCGTTCGACCGGCTGTGGACCCCGCACCGGATGGCCTACATCAAGGGCGAGGGCAAGCCCGGCGACGACGGCGAGTACTGCCCCTTCTGCCGCATCCCGACCCTCGGCGACGAGGAGGGGCTGGTCGTCGCGCGCGGGCGCTCGGTCTACGCGGTGCTCAACCTCTACCCCTACAACGCCGGGCACCTGCTCGTGGTCCCCTACCGCCACGTGCCCGACTACACCGACATCGACGTCGACGAGACGGCGGAGTTCGGCGCGTTCACCAAGCGGGCGATGACCGTCATCCGCTCGGTGAGCGGCGCCCACGGCTTCAACATCGGCATGAACCAGGGCTCGATCGCCGGTGCCGGCATCGCCGCCCACCTCCACCAGCACGTGGTGCCGAGGTGGGGCGGCGACACCAACTTCATGCCGGTGGTGGCGCAGACGCGGGTGCTCCCGCAGCTGCTCGCTGATACTCGCGACCTGCTGGCGGAGGCGTGGGCGGGCTGA
- a CDS encoding glycoside hydrolase family 15 protein, protein MSTRWKVGGAVVAVLAISLTTAYATAEPRGAAVLPHPKTVGIAGRPGSVVAYASAPEGASWVPHSSVLRLADGSYVAAAPQPRTGFATPDPSADDAARIAALAEARSQQAWLAAGHVPGDPGLRPMAERALLDLRLLTAADGAVVAAPYGIWSYVWPRDSASVAAAYAVTAHLPEAVSVLRWVASQQRDDGTWAARTRPDGSGPPDDRPDQLDAGGWFSWAVWFVAAEQSRSGDRRGAEATLRELGPQVLLAARAVDARVDDDGMPGTTPDYWENDVSGPTLGTAAVLLSGMRAAADVARRLGQQSPASEVASRLEGALTEHWLVSPSRYADGEGGADAALAWAGPPFSPAGADRLQLLRAAETALRAPNGGLRPGERFKDAQTSWTPETAAFALAHAALGDRDGALAQLRWLDAHRTALGALPEKVDSTGRPVSVAPLAWTDATVLLALTALERPLPVP, encoded by the coding sequence GTGAGCACGCGCTGGAAGGTCGGGGGCGCGGTCGTCGCGGTCCTCGCGATCTCGCTCACCACTGCGTACGCCACAGCTGAGCCCCGCGGCGCAGCCGTGCTCCCGCACCCGAAGACGGTCGGCATCGCCGGGCGCCCCGGCAGCGTCGTCGCCTACGCCTCGGCCCCCGAGGGCGCGAGCTGGGTGCCGCACAGCAGCGTCCTGCGCCTGGCGGACGGGTCGTACGTCGCGGCCGCGCCCCAGCCCCGCACCGGGTTCGCCACCCCGGACCCGAGCGCCGACGACGCGGCCCGCATCGCGGCCCTCGCCGAGGCGAGGTCGCAGCAGGCCTGGCTCGCGGCCGGGCACGTGCCGGGCGACCCGGGGCTGCGGCCCATGGCCGAGCGCGCCCTGCTCGACCTGCGGCTGCTGACCGCAGCCGACGGCGCGGTCGTCGCCGCGCCCTACGGCATCTGGTCCTACGTCTGGCCGCGCGACTCGGCGTCTGTGGCAGCGGCCTACGCGGTCACCGCCCACCTGCCGGAAGCGGTGTCGGTGCTCCGCTGGGTCGCGTCCCAGCAGCGCGACGACGGCACGTGGGCCGCACGCACGCGTCCGGACGGGAGCGGGCCGCCCGACGACCGGCCCGACCAGCTCGACGCCGGCGGGTGGTTCTCGTGGGCTGTGTGGTTCGTCGCGGCGGAGCAGTCCCGGTCCGGCGACCGGCGCGGCGCTGAGGCGACCCTGCGCGAGCTCGGCCCGCAGGTGCTGCTCGCGGCGCGCGCGGTCGACGCGCGTGTCGACGACGACGGCATGCCCGGCACGACGCCTGACTACTGGGAGAACGACGTCTCCGGCCCGACGCTCGGGACGGCGGCGGTGCTGCTCTCCGGCATGCGCGCAGCTGCCGACGTGGCGCGACGCCTGGGGCAGCAGTCACCGGCGAGCGAGGTCGCCTCCCGGCTCGAGGGTGCCCTCACCGAGCACTGGCTGGTCTCACCCTCGCGCTACGCCGACGGCGAGGGCGGCGCGGACGCGGCGCTGGCCTGGGCGGGTCCGCCCTTCTCGCCGGCCGGCGCCGACCGCCTGCAGCTGCTGCGCGCGGCCGAGACGGCCTTGCGCGCGCCCAACGGCGGCCTGCGGCCGGGGGAGCGGTTCAAGGACGCGCAGACGTCCTGGACGCCTGAGACGGCGGCGTTCGCGCTGGCGCACGCGGCGCTCGGCGACCGCGACGGAGCGCTCGCGCAGCTGCGCTGGCTGGACGCGCACCGTACGGCTCTGGGCGCCCTGCCTGAGAAGGTCGACAGCACCGGCCGTCCGGTGTCGGTCGCGCCACTCGCGTGGACCGACGCGACCGTGCTGCTGGCGCTGACGGCCCTCGAGCGCCCCTTGCCGGTGCCCTAG
- a CDS encoding YebC/PmpR family DNA-binding transcriptional regulator, with protein MSGHSKWATTKHKKAVIDAKRGKLFAKMIKNIEVAARTGGGDPAGNPTLFDAIQKAKKSSVPNDNIDRAVKRGSGAEAGGADYATIMYEGYAAGGVAVLVECLTDNRNRAAADVRIAFTRNGGSMADPGSVSFMFNRKGLVVVPKVDGLTEDDVLLAVIEAGGEEVTDDGEQFEVVCEATDLVAVRTALQDAGIDYDSADSTFLPTVKVELDEEGARKVFKLIDALEDSDDVQDVYANYDVSDEVMEAVG; from the coding sequence ATGAGCGGCCACAGCAAATGGGCGACCACCAAGCACAAGAAGGCCGTCATCGACGCGAAGCGCGGCAAGCTCTTCGCCAAGATGATCAAGAACATCGAGGTGGCGGCCCGCACCGGCGGGGGTGACCCCGCGGGCAACCCCACGCTCTTCGACGCCATCCAGAAGGCCAAGAAGTCCTCGGTCCCCAACGACAACATCGACCGCGCGGTCAAGCGCGGGTCGGGCGCCGAGGCCGGCGGGGCCGACTACGCGACGATCATGTACGAAGGCTACGCCGCCGGCGGGGTCGCGGTGCTCGTCGAGTGCCTCACCGACAACCGCAACCGCGCGGCCGCAGACGTACGCATCGCCTTCACCCGCAACGGCGGGTCCATGGCCGACCCGGGCTCGGTGTCCTTCATGTTCAACCGCAAGGGCCTGGTCGTCGTGCCGAAGGTCGACGGCCTGACCGAGGACGACGTTCTCCTGGCGGTCATCGAGGCCGGCGGCGAGGAGGTCACCGACGACGGCGAGCAGTTCGAGGTCGTCTGCGAGGCCACCGACCTGGTCGCCGTGCGCACCGCGCTGCAGGACGCCGGCATCGACTACGACTCGGCCGACTCGACGTTCCTGCCCACGGTCAAGGTCGAGCTCGACGAGGAGGGCGCCCGCAAGGTGTTCAAGCTCATCGACGCCCTCGAGGACAGCGACGACGTGCAGGACGTCTACGCCAACTACGACGTCTCGGACGAGGTCATGGAGGCCGTGGGCTGA
- a CDS encoding phosphatidylinositol mannoside acyltransferase, with the protein MPPLRERAALAAYSLGWAVTRRAPERAAYAVFDVVADLATRRGGKGVERLRAHLARARPDAGPAELDALTRAAMRSYLRYWCDAFRLPGWDRARVLDRVVAVNQDFFVDAMRSGGGFVGALPHMGNWDHAGAWACAVGGPVASVAERLRPEELFERFVAYRERLGLRILPLTGGGNVVAELRTWLRAGNGVCLLCDRDLTASGVEVTLLGEPARLAPGPALLALQTGAPLHPITVAYAPGARAGAHGIVITFHPEVPVPATGTTREKVTAMTQGVADAFSAAIRERPEDWHMLQRVFSADAP; encoded by the coding sequence GTGCCGCCACTGCGCGAGCGCGCGGCGCTGGCCGCCTACTCGCTGGGCTGGGCGGTCACGCGACGGGCGCCGGAACGTGCCGCGTACGCCGTGTTCGACGTCGTCGCGGACCTGGCCACCCGCCGCGGCGGGAAGGGCGTCGAGCGGCTGCGCGCCCACCTGGCGCGCGCCCGGCCGGACGCAGGGCCGGCCGAGCTCGACGCGCTCACTCGCGCCGCGATGCGCTCCTACCTCCGCTACTGGTGCGACGCCTTCCGGCTGCCGGGCTGGGACCGCGCCCGGGTGCTCGACCGGGTCGTCGCCGTCAACCAGGACTTCTTCGTCGACGCGATGCGCTCCGGCGGCGGCTTCGTCGGCGCGCTGCCGCACATGGGCAACTGGGACCACGCGGGCGCCTGGGCGTGCGCTGTCGGCGGGCCGGTCGCGAGCGTCGCCGAGCGGCTGCGCCCCGAGGAGCTCTTCGAGCGGTTCGTCGCCTACCGCGAGCGGCTCGGGCTGCGCATCCTGCCGCTGACGGGCGGGGGCAACGTCGTCGCCGAGCTGCGTACGTGGCTGCGCGCCGGCAACGGCGTCTGCCTGCTCTGCGACCGCGACCTCACCGCCAGCGGGGTGGAGGTCACGCTGCTGGGGGAGCCGGCGCGGCTGGCCCCCGGCCCCGCGCTGCTCGCGCTCCAGACCGGCGCGCCGCTGCACCCGATCACCGTCGCCTACGCCCCTGGCGCCCGGGCCGGTGCGCACGGCATCGTGATCACGTTCCACCCGGAGGTGCCGGTGCCGGCCACCGGGACGACGCGGGAGAAGGTGACGGCGATGACCCAGGGCGTGGCCGACGCCTTCAGCGCGGCGATCCGCGAGCGGCCCGAGGACTGGCACATGCTGCAGCGGGTCTTCAGCGCGGACGCACCGTGA
- the pgsA gene encoding phosphatidylinositol phosphate synthase yields the protein MLNKYARVAIARVMTPLARLLVRAGISPDIVTLLGTLGVCAGALGFFPRGELFWGTIVITCFVFSDVVDGTMARLSGRSSVWGAWLDSSTDRAGDAAIFGGIAVWGAHGGHDDWVAGLALYGLVAGSLVSYVKARAEGLGMRANVGIMERSDRLVTILVAAGLDGLGVPYVLAIALWAVAIGATLTVVQRTILVRSQAIALPGADAERAV from the coding sequence ATGCTCAACAAGTACGCGCGGGTGGCCATCGCGCGCGTGATGACCCCGCTGGCGCGCCTGCTGGTGCGTGCCGGCATCAGCCCCGACATCGTGACGCTGCTGGGGACCCTCGGCGTCTGCGCCGGCGCGCTCGGGTTCTTCCCCCGCGGCGAGCTGTTCTGGGGCACGATCGTGATCACCTGCTTCGTCTTCAGCGACGTGGTCGACGGCACCATGGCGCGCCTGTCCGGCCGCTCGTCGGTGTGGGGCGCGTGGCTCGACTCCTCGACCGACCGCGCAGGGGACGCGGCGATCTTCGGCGGCATCGCCGTCTGGGGCGCCCACGGTGGCCACGACGACTGGGTCGCCGGCCTCGCGCTCTACGGCCTGGTCGCAGGCTCGCTGGTGTCCTACGTCAAGGCGCGCGCCGAGGGCCTGGGCATGCGGGCGAACGTCGGCATCATGGAGCGCTCCGACCGGCTCGTCACCATCCTGGTCGCCGCCGGGCTCGACGGGCTCGGCGTGCCCTACGTGCTCGCCATCGCGCTGTGGGCGGTGGCGATCGGCGCCACGCTCACCGTCGTGCAGCGCACGATCCTCGTCCGCAGCCAGGCGATCGCCCTGCCCGGGGCCGACGCCGAGCGGGCGGTCTGA
- a CDS encoding LemA family protein translates to MPALEELAALVVLAGVLAWYLTYTAGRLDRLHGRVEGARAALDAQLVRRATVTLELAGSGLLDPASSVLLADAAHSARVAGDAERELAESNLSQTLRAALDDDAVQALREEEGGDEVLADLAACAMRVRLARRFLNDAVRATGVVRAQRVVRWARLAGRAAAPAGFEMDDEPPPALEV, encoded by the coding sequence ATGCCCGCGCTCGAGGAGCTGGCGGCGCTGGTCGTGCTGGCCGGGGTGCTCGCGTGGTACCTCACCTACACCGCCGGCCGGCTCGACCGGCTGCACGGCCGGGTCGAGGGCGCGCGGGCCGCGCTCGACGCCCAGCTGGTGCGCCGGGCGACCGTGACCCTCGAGCTCGCGGGCTCTGGGCTGCTCGACCCCGCGAGCAGCGTGCTGCTCGCCGACGCCGCGCACTCGGCCCGCGTCGCCGGCGACGCCGAGCGCGAGCTCGCCGAGTCGAACCTGTCCCAGACGCTGCGGGCGGCGCTCGACGACGACGCCGTGCAGGCGCTGCGCGAGGAGGAGGGCGGCGACGAGGTGCTCGCCGACCTCGCGGCCTGCGCCATGCGCGTACGCCTGGCGCGCCGCTTCCTCAACGACGCCGTCCGCGCCACCGGGGTCGTGCGCGCCCAGCGCGTCGTGCGCTGGGCGCGGCTGGCGGGCCGGGCGGCCGCGCCGGCGGGGTTCGAGATGGACGACGAGCCGCCCCCGGCGCTCGAGGTCTGA
- a CDS encoding glycosyltransferase family 4 protein, with protein MRVGLVSPYAWDVPGGVQFHIRDLAEQLLSLGHEVSVLTPADEDTPLPDYAVSAGRAVPVPYNGSVARLAFGPVSATRVRRWLGAGDFDVVHVHEPASPSLSLVTCWAASGPLVGTFHTANLRSRAYSAFYPLLYPALEKLSARVAVSEDARRTVVEHIGGDAVVIPNGVYADRFADAAPRPEWAGAGGTVAFLGRLDEPRKGLPTLLAAWPAVVAAVPGARLLVAGRGDADEARATLPDGVRASVSFLGQVSEADKAQMLRTADVYVAPNTGGESFGIVLAEAMAAGAAVVASELDAFSRVLDDGRAGVLVPVEDAAALAAAVCGLLVDPARRAALQETGSAVVRRYDWSVVTGQVLAVYETVTAGAGHVRPDEPRAADRRRGRR; from the coding sequence GTGAGGGTGGGGCTCGTCTCGCCCTACGCGTGGGACGTCCCCGGCGGCGTGCAGTTCCACATCCGCGACCTCGCCGAGCAGCTGCTCTCGCTCGGCCACGAGGTCTCGGTGCTGACGCCCGCCGACGAGGACACCCCGCTGCCCGACTACGCGGTGTCCGCCGGGCGCGCGGTGCCGGTGCCCTACAACGGCTCGGTGGCGCGGCTCGCGTTCGGGCCGGTCTCGGCCACGCGCGTACGCCGGTGGCTGGGTGCCGGCGACTTCGACGTCGTGCACGTGCACGAGCCCGCTTCGCCGAGCCTGTCGCTGGTCACCTGCTGGGCGGCCTCCGGCCCGCTGGTGGGGACCTTCCACACCGCCAACCTGCGCTCGCGCGCCTACTCGGCGTTCTACCCGCTGCTCTACCCGGCGCTGGAGAAGCTCTCGGCCCGCGTGGCCGTCAGCGAGGACGCGCGCCGCACCGTCGTCGAGCACATCGGCGGCGACGCGGTCGTCATCCCCAACGGCGTCTACGCCGACCGGTTCGCCGACGCGGCGCCGCGGCCCGAGTGGGCGGGCGCCGGGGGCACCGTCGCCTTCCTCGGCCGCCTCGACGAGCCGCGCAAGGGCCTGCCGACCCTGCTCGCCGCGTGGCCGGCGGTCGTCGCAGCGGTGCCGGGTGCCCGGCTGCTGGTCGCCGGTCGCGGCGACGCCGACGAGGCGCGCGCCACGCTGCCCGACGGCGTGCGCGCCTCCGTCAGCTTCCTCGGCCAGGTCAGCGAGGCCGACAAGGCGCAGATGCTGCGCACCGCCGACGTCTACGTCGCCCCCAACACCGGCGGCGAGAGCTTCGGCATCGTGCTGGCCGAGGCGATGGCGGCCGGCGCCGCGGTCGTGGCGAGCGAGCTCGACGCCTTCTCGCGGGTCCTCGACGACGGGCGGGCCGGCGTGCTCGTGCCGGTCGAGGACGCGGCCGCGCTCGCCGCCGCCGTCTGCGGGCTGCTGGTCGACCCGGCCCGGCGCGCGGCGCTGCAGGAGACCGGATCGGCGGTCGTCCGCCGCTACGACTGGTCAGTGGTCACCGGGCAGGTGCTCGCGGTCTACGAGACGGTGACCGCCGGGGCCGGGCACGTGCGGCCCGACGAGCCGCGCGCCGCCGACCGCCGGCGCGGGCGGCGCTGA
- the pdxT gene encoding pyridoxal 5'-phosphate synthase glutaminase subunit PdxT — translation MTGASTSRPEIGVLALQGDVREHVRALEAAGARAVPVRRPSEVEAVDALVLPGGESTTMWRLARTFDVLEPLRARIAGGMPAYGSCAGMILLADRVLDGVEGQETFGGLDITVRRNAFGRQVDSFEADVEVDGVPGDAVHAVFIRAPWVEQTGPGVQELARVKGGAADGRIVAVRGGPTQGLVATSFHPELTGDLRVHALFVDVVRQSL, via the coding sequence GTGACCGGCGCCTCCACCTCGCGGCCCGAGATCGGCGTCCTGGCACTCCAGGGCGACGTCCGCGAGCACGTGCGCGCGCTCGAGGCGGCCGGTGCGCGGGCGGTGCCCGTGCGGCGGCCCTCCGAGGTCGAGGCCGTCGACGCGCTCGTGCTGCCCGGAGGCGAGTCGACCACCATGTGGCGGCTGGCGCGCACGTTCGACGTGCTCGAGCCGCTGCGCGCCCGCATCGCGGGCGGCATGCCGGCCTACGGCTCCTGCGCGGGCATGATCCTGCTCGCCGACCGGGTGCTCGACGGGGTCGAGGGCCAGGAGACCTTCGGCGGGCTCGACATCACCGTCCGGCGCAACGCGTTCGGCCGCCAGGTCGACTCGTTCGAGGCCGACGTCGAGGTCGACGGCGTCCCCGGCGACGCCGTTCACGCCGTGTTCATCCGGGCGCCGTGGGTCGAGCAGACCGGTCCGGGCGTGCAGGAGCTCGCCCGCGTCAAGGGCGGCGCCGCCGACGGTAGGATCGTCGCCGTCCGCGGCGGGCCCACCCAGGGGCTGGTCGCGACCTCGTTCCACCCGGAGCTGACGGGCGACCTGCGCGTCCACGCGCTGTTCGTCGACGTCGTCCGCCAGAGCCTCTAG
- a CDS encoding elongation factor G-like protein EF-G2, whose translation MSRAGAPAGATGPGPVAERPEQVRNVVLVGHSGSGKTTLAEALLAAAGVVPRAGRVEDGTTVCDSDEVELRTHRSVSLALAPLWHRGTKVNLLDAPGYADFVGELRAGLRAADAALFVVSAVDGLDASTQLLWEECAAVGMPRAVVVTKLDKDRADFDEAVAVCQRVFGDGVVPLHVPLLDDDGSVAGIYELLGQRIVDYSGGSRSERPAEHEHVDATVDARGTLLEAIISESEDETLLDRYLAGEEIELGVVVEDLEKAVARGAFHPVLAVAPLSGVGMQEVLDLVVDAFPTPLEHPLPAVTTPTGQPLGIESADPSGPLVAEVVKTVSDPYVGRLSLVRVFSGTLLPDAPVHVSGHAASFFGGTTGHADHDDDERTGALSSPSGRSQRQVPYAVAGDVVAVAKLTHAETGDTLSAKDLPALVEPWTMPEPLLPVAVTARSRADEDKLATALARLVAEDPTLRLEQGSEDSEISDGQLVLWCMGEAHVEVVLSRLSGRYGVAVDTVPVRMSLRETFSGPAKGHGRHVKQSGGHGQFAVVDIEIEPLPVGGGFEFVDKVVGGAVPRQFIGSVEKGVRTQMARGLTAGYPVVDLRVTLTDGKAHSVDSSDAAFQTAGALALKDAASSGAVSLLEPVDLLSVLVSDEFLGAVMSDLSGRRGRVLGQEPVAGGRTMIKAEVPASEVTTYAVDLRSLSHGGGSFTRSFVRHEPMPSHLAAKVLAEAAAH comes from the coding sequence ATGAGCAGAGCAGGCGCCCCCGCTGGGGCGACCGGACCCGGTCCGGTCGCCGAACGTCCCGAGCAGGTCCGCAACGTGGTGCTGGTCGGCCACAGCGGGTCGGGCAAGACGACGCTGGCCGAGGCGCTGCTCGCGGCGGCAGGGGTGGTGCCGCGCGCGGGGCGCGTCGAGGACGGCACCACGGTGTGCGACTCCGACGAGGTCGAGCTGCGCACCCACCGCTCGGTCTCGCTGGCGCTGGCGCCGCTGTGGCACCGCGGCACGAAGGTCAACCTGCTCGACGCACCCGGCTACGCCGACTTCGTCGGTGAGCTGCGGGCCGGCCTGCGGGCCGCCGACGCGGCGCTGTTCGTCGTCTCGGCCGTCGACGGGCTCGACGCCTCGACCCAGCTGCTGTGGGAGGAGTGCGCGGCGGTCGGCATGCCGCGTGCCGTCGTCGTCACCAAGCTCGACAAGGACCGCGCCGACTTCGACGAGGCGGTCGCCGTGTGCCAGCGGGTCTTCGGCGACGGCGTGGTGCCGCTGCACGTGCCGCTGCTCGACGACGACGGCTCCGTGGCCGGCATCTACGAGCTGCTCGGCCAGCGCATCGTCGACTACAGCGGCGGGTCCCGCAGCGAGCGGCCCGCCGAGCACGAGCACGTCGACGCGACGGTCGACGCCCGCGGCACGCTGCTCGAGGCGATCATCAGCGAGTCCGAGGACGAGACGCTGCTCGACCGCTACCTCGCCGGCGAGGAGATCGAGCTCGGCGTCGTTGTCGAGGACCTCGAGAAGGCCGTGGCCCGAGGCGCCTTCCACCCGGTGCTGGCCGTCGCGCCGCTGTCCGGCGTGGGCATGCAGGAGGTGCTCGACCTCGTCGTCGACGCGTTCCCCACCCCGCTCGAGCACCCGCTGCCGGCGGTGACCACGCCCACCGGCCAGCCGCTGGGCATCGAGTCCGCCGACCCCTCGGGGCCGCTGGTGGCCGAGGTGGTCAAGACGGTGAGCGACCCCTACGTCGGGCGGCTCAGCCTGGTGCGGGTCTTCTCGGGCACGCTGCTGCCCGACGCGCCCGTGCACGTCTCCGGCCACGCGGCGTCGTTCTTCGGCGGCACGACCGGGCACGCCGACCACGACGACGACGAGCGCACGGGCGCGCTGAGCTCGCCCTCCGGCCGCAGCCAGCGCCAGGTGCCGTACGCCGTGGCCGGCGACGTCGTGGCGGTCGCCAAGCTCACCCACGCCGAGACCGGCGACACGCTGTCGGCGAAGGACCTGCCCGCGCTGGTCGAGCCCTGGACCATGCCCGAGCCGCTGCTCCCGGTGGCGGTCACCGCCCGGTCACGCGCCGACGAGGACAAGCTCGCCACCGCGCTGGCCCGCCTGGTCGCCGAGGACCCGACCCTGCGCCTCGAGCAGGGCAGCGAGGACTCGGAGATCTCCGACGGGCAGCTCGTGCTCTGGTGCATGGGCGAGGCGCACGTCGAGGTCGTGCTCTCGCGCCTGTCCGGCCGCTACGGCGTCGCGGTCGACACCGTGCCGGTGCGGATGTCGCTGCGCGAGACCTTCAGCGGGCCGGCCAAGGGACACGGCCGACACGTCAAGCAGTCCGGCGGGCACGGCCAGTTCGCCGTCGTCGACATCGAGATCGAGCCGCTGCCCGTCGGCGGCGGCTTCGAGTTCGTCGACAAGGTCGTCGGCGGCGCGGTCCCCCGCCAGTTCATCGGCTCGGTCGAGAAGGGCGTCCGCACCCAGATGGCACGCGGGCTCACGGCCGGCTACCCCGTGGTCGACCTGCGCGTCACGCTGACCGACGGCAAGGCGCACTCGGTCGACTCCTCCGACGCGGCCTTCCAGACCGCCGGTGCGCTGGCCCTCAAGGACGCGGCGTCCTCGGGCGCGGTCAGCCTGCTCGAGCCGGTCGACCTGCTCTCGGTGCTGGTCTCCGACGAGTTCCTCGGCGCCGTCATGTCCGACCTGTCGGGCCGGCGCGGCCGGGTCCTCGGCCAGGAGCCGGTCGCCGGCGGCCGCACCATGATCAAGGCGGAGGTGCCCGCCAGCGAGGTCACGACCTACGCGGTCGACCTGCGCTCGCTCTCCCACGGCGGCGGCAGCTTCACCCGCTCGTTCGTCCGCCACGAGCCCATGCCCTCGCACCTGGCTGCGAAGGTCCTCGCCGAGGCCGCCGCGCACTGA
- the pdxS gene encoding pyridoxal 5'-phosphate synthase lyase subunit PdxS, translating into MTELNQPSSASPDAAGGSAESGVGTARVKRGMAEMLKGGVIMDVVTPEQAKIAEDAGAVAVMALERVPADIRRQGGIARMSDPDMVEGIIGAVSIPVMAKARIGHFVEAQVLQSLGVDYIDESEVLSPADEAHHIDKWAFTAPFVCGATNLGEALRRITEGAAMIRSKGEAGTGNVIEATRHMRQIRADIRRLATLDESELYLAAKDLQAPHALVAEVARLGKLPVVLFTAGGIATPADAAMMMQLGAEGVFVGSGIFKSGDPAKRAEAIVKATTFHDDPDVIAKVSRGLGEAMVGINISELPADQRFADRGW; encoded by the coding sequence GTGACCGAGCTCAACCAGCCCTCCTCCGCCTCTCCTGACGCCGCCGGCGGGAGCGCCGAGAGCGGTGTGGGCACCGCCCGGGTCAAGCGCGGCATGGCCGAGATGCTCAAGGGCGGCGTGATCATGGACGTCGTCACCCCCGAGCAGGCCAAGATCGCCGAGGACGCCGGCGCCGTCGCCGTCATGGCGCTCGAGCGGGTGCCCGCCGACATCCGCAGGCAGGGCGGCATCGCCCGCATGAGCGACCCCGACATGGTCGAGGGCATCATCGGGGCCGTCTCCATCCCGGTCATGGCGAAGGCCCGCATCGGCCACTTCGTCGAGGCCCAGGTGCTCCAGTCGCTCGGCGTCGACTACATCGACGAGTCCGAGGTGCTCAGCCCCGCCGACGAGGCGCACCACATCGACAAGTGGGCGTTCACCGCCCCCTTCGTCTGCGGTGCGACCAACCTCGGCGAGGCGCTGCGCCGCATCACCGAGGGCGCGGCCATGATCCGCAGCAAGGGCGAGGCCGGCACCGGCAACGTCATCGAGGCCACGCGCCACATGCGCCAGATCCGCGCCGACATCCGCCGGCTCGCCACCCTCGACGAGTCCGAGCTCTACCTCGCGGCCAAGGACCTCCAGGCCCCGCACGCGCTGGTCGCCGAGGTGGCGCGGCTGGGCAAGCTGCCGGTCGTGCTGTTCACCGCCGGCGGCATCGCGACCCCCGCCGACGCGGCGATGATGATGCAGCTCGGCGCCGAGGGCGTCTTCGTGGGCTCCGGCATCTTCAAGTCCGGCGACCCGGCCAAGCGCGCCGAGGCGATCGTCAAGGCCACCACGTTCCACGACGACCCCGACGTGATCGCCAAGGTCTCGCGCGGGCTCGGCGAGGCCATGGTCGGCATCAACATCTCCGAGCTGCCGGCGGACCAGCGCTTCGCCGACCGCGGCTGGTGA
- a CDS encoding MFS transporter permease: MNRVVSALVPALPRERVAALRWLVYLFIPVDVLLLHTWGDPHGSASPDLYTPLVVGDLLHLPTPSVALVDVCKYGSAVAALLALTGRAPRLLGWTVFALWGEYQVIAFSYGKVDHDRFDLLIALAVLPTVGRLRVGRTTGLPHPSEAAGWALRCIQLAVVATYFLAGVTKVRFGGWGWVDSATLARAVVRRGTFLSNWMLDVPWTLHVGQYVILAFELLSPVALFLPLRWQVRVVAFWLSFHLATYAGITIMFWPHIICLAAFLPLERWWTRLSPPTPPPAGREYQRAAAGAPASAPPPA; encoded by the coding sequence GTGAACCGCGTCGTGTCCGCGCTCGTGCCGGCGCTTCCCCGCGAGCGCGTCGCAGCGTTGCGCTGGCTGGTCTACCTGTTCATCCCGGTCGACGTGCTGCTGCTGCACACGTGGGGCGACCCGCACGGCAGCGCGAGCCCCGACCTCTACACCCCGCTGGTCGTCGGCGACCTGCTCCACCTGCCCACGCCGAGCGTCGCGCTCGTCGACGTCTGCAAGTACGGCTCCGCGGTCGCCGCCCTGCTCGCGCTGACCGGGCGCGCGCCGCGCCTGCTCGGGTGGACGGTCTTCGCGCTGTGGGGCGAGTACCAGGTCATCGCCTTCTCCTACGGCAAGGTCGACCACGACCGCTTCGACCTGCTCATCGCCCTGGCGGTGCTGCCCACGGTCGGCCGGCTGCGCGTAGGCCGCACCACCGGCCTGCCGCACCCGTCGGAGGCCGCGGGCTGGGCATTGCGCTGCATCCAGCTCGCGGTGGTCGCGACGTACTTCCTCGCCGGCGTGACGAAGGTCCGCTTCGGTGGCTGGGGCTGGGTCGACTCGGCGACGCTGGCGCGCGCAGTGGTACGCCGTGGCACGTTCCTCTCGAACTGGATGCTCGACGTGCCCTGGACGCTGCACGTCGGCCAGTACGTCATCCTGGCCTTCGAGCTGCTCTCGCCGGTCGCGCTGTTCCTGCCCCTGCGCTGGCAAGTGCGGGTGGTCGCGTTCTGGCTCAGCTTCCACCTCGCGACCTACGCCGGCATCACCATCATGTTCTGGCCGCACATCATCTGCCTGGCGGCCTTCCTGCCGCTCGAGCGGTGGTGGACCCGCCTCAGCCCGCCCACGCCTCCGCCAGCAGGTCGCGAGTATCAGCGAGCAGCTGCGGGAGCACCCGCGTCTGCGCCACCACCGGCATGA